The Lutra lutra chromosome 10, mLutLut1.2, whole genome shotgun sequence genome contains a region encoding:
- the LOC125110293 gene encoding olfactory receptor 10V1 yields MEEINKTSNIQFFFRPFSTDPKIQMGIFVAFLVMYLTSLSGNTTVAVLVQINHSLHIPMYFFLANLAVLEIFYTSAIAPLALANLLSMGKTPVSIPGCGTQMFFFVFLGGADCVLLAVMAYDRFVAICYPLRYTCIMSWPLCVELIVGSLVLGFLLSLPLTILIFHLPFCNNNEIYHFYCDMPAVMRLACADTHIHETALYIISFIVLSIPLSLISISYVFIVAAILQIRSAEGRHRAFSTCSSHILVVLLQYGCTSFIYLSPSSSYSPEMGRMVSVVYTFITPILNPLIYSIRNKELKDALRKALRKF; encoded by the coding sequence atggaagaaataaataaaacttcaaacaTACAGTTCTTCTTTCGTCCATTCTCCACTGACCCTAAGATACAGATGGGGATTTTTGTGGCCTTCCTGGTGATGTACCTGACCAGCCTCAGTGGAAACACCACTGTTGCGGTCCTTGTCCAGATCAACCACTCCCTCCACatccccatgtacttcttcctggcTAACCTGGCAGTTCTGGAAATCTTCTATACATCTGCTATTGCCCCCCTGGCCTTGGCAAACCTCCTTTCAATGGGCAAAACTCCTGTTTCCATCCCTGGATGTGGGACCCAGATGTTTTTCTTCGTCTTCTTGGGTGGAGCTGATTGTGTCCTGCTTGCAGTCATGGCTTATGACCGGTTCGTGGCAATCTGTTACCCTTTAAGATACACCTGCATCATGAGCTGGCCCTTGTGTGTGGAGCTGATAGTAGGGTCCCTGGTGCTAGGGTTCCTGCTTTCGCTGCCACTGACTATTTTAATCTTCCATCTCCCATTCTGCAACAACAATGAGATCTACCACTTCTACTGTGACATGCCTGCAGTCATGCGCCTGGCCTGTGCAGACACACACATTCATGAGACTGCCCTGTATATCATCAGCTTCATCGTCCTAAGCATCCCCCTGTCATTAATCTCCATCTCCTATGTCTTCATTGTGGCAGCCATTCTACAGATCCGGTCAGCAGAAGGGCGCCACCGagccttctccacctgctcctctcATATCTTAGTGGTCCTCCTGCAgtatggctgcaccagctttatATACTTGTCCCCCAGTTCCAGCTACTCTCCTGAGATGGGCCGGATGGTGTCCGTGGTCTACACCTTCATCACTCCCATTCTAAACCCCTTGATCTACAGTATAAGGAACAAGGAACTGAAAGATGCCCTAAGGAAGGCACTGAGGAAGTTCTAG